From Echinicola jeungdonensis, the proteins below share one genomic window:
- a CDS encoding NifU family protein: MLQEQKKPVHIYMEANPNPNSLKFVVNFMLTEEGLSFDYPDEGSADSSPLAKELFNFAAVDRVFIMSNFVTVTKKEDVEWAEVQDHIRDHIKQFLEAGKSPINFAYDKDPLFDENDSETVKKIKGILDEYIRPAVEQDGGAIIFHSFKDGVVKVLLQGACSGCPSSTVTLKAGIENLLTRMLPEEVKTVEAEGV, from the coding sequence TTGCAAGAACAAAAGAAACCAGTACATATTTACATGGAAGCTAACCCTAACCCAAATTCATTGAAATTTGTGGTTAATTTTATGTTGACCGAAGAAGGGCTTAGCTTTGATTATCCTGATGAAGGAAGCGCTGATAGCTCTCCCTTGGCCAAAGAACTGTTTAATTTTGCTGCAGTTGACAGGGTTTTTATCATGTCGAATTTTGTGACGGTTACAAAAAAAGAAGATGTGGAATGGGCAGAAGTGCAGGACCATATTCGTGACCATATCAAGCAATTTCTGGAAGCAGGAAAGTCCCCTATTAATTTTGCCTATGACAAGGATCCTTTGTTTGATGAAAACGACAGTGAAACCGTCAAAAAGATCAAAGGTATCTTAGATGAGTATATACGGCCTGCCGTGGAACAAGATGGAGGCGCAATAATTTTCCATAGCTTCAAGGATGGTGTTGTTAAGGTATTGCTTCAAGGTGCTTGTTCGGGTTGTCCTTCCAGTACCGTAACCCTTAAAGCGGGGATAGAAAATTTGCTGACCAGAATGCTGCCTGAAGAGGTGAAAACCGTGGAAGCAGAAGGTGTTTAA